Genomic window (Rhododendron vialii isolate Sample 1 chromosome 4a, ASM3025357v1):
GGAGGTCTCCCTGCTCCAGATGCTGTCCCAGTCGCTCTACATCGTCCGCCTCCTCTGCGTCGAGCACGTCGACAGCAAGAAGGAGCACGGCAAGCCCCTGCTCTACCTCGTCTTCGAGTACATCGACACCGATCTCAAGAAGTTCATTGATACGTACCGCAAGGGCCCGAACCCCGGGCCGCTTCCCCCCTCGTTGGTCCAGAGCTTTTTGTATCAGTTGTGTAAGGGGGTCGCTCACTGTCATTCCCATGGTGTCCTCCACAGGTAtccattcattttcttttttcgctTTCGTTCTCTACTTCGTTCTTTTTATAAATGTAGGGTTTGTGAAGCCTGATTAGTACTGGATAACACACCACGTGTTCACAGATACATTGTGATTGATTCCTTTAAACTGTTGAAGTTACGTATTATGGTGATTTGTTGATGTAACTAAACGTCATTATTATTCATGTAAGTCGAGGTGCGTGAAAGTTggccggacacctgagttattgaaaaaaaaaaaaaatcactgaacccagtATAAAGTGTGTTCTTGTTGTGATGGATTTTATTCTTCGTGCTATTTGGTTCAACATctgttaaaaaataaactcgTAGATAATGAATGAACAGTTTCTGAAATACAGAGATCTGAAACCGCTTAACCTTtacttacttattttttattttttacttaattGTAGGGTTTGTGAAGCTTGAGTAGTACTGGACACCTCATTACGTGATCATGGATATGTTGTGATCGATTCCTTTGAACAACTTGAGTTATTGTGGTGATTTGTTGATGTAAAATTGTTAGCAATCATTTAGTAATATATTGAAAATTGGTATGAGCTGTGGATGTAGACAATATTGACGAACCAAGAATATGAGTGTGCTTTTGTTGTGTGATAAGATCTTAATCTTCATGCTATTTGAATGGACATTTATCCAAGAAAGGAAATTCGTTGATGCTAAATGAACACTTTCCCTAATATAGAGATCTGAAGCCACAGAACCTTTTGGTGGACAAAGAGAAGGGGATACTGAAGATTGCTGACCTTGGCCTTGGAAGGGCCTTCACTGTTCCTCTCAAGAGCTACACTCATGAGGTCTGTCTTCTTATCAGTTGGCATTACTCAATTATCCGTAAGTTTTGTTTCGTCGGATTTGATTAGCATACTGCTCTTTCGTTTTACcattcttttgttgtttccaCAGATTGTTACTCTCTGGTACAGAGCTCCAGAGGTTTTGTTGGGATCTTCTCATTACTCTACTGGAGTGGATATGTGGTCTGTGGGTTGCATATTTGGTAAAATCCTTCTACTCCATATGTTTTCTCTCGTTTGCAATTGCTATTTGCTCGATTGAATTGCCATCAAGAGACTAGAGATTAGGCTTGAGTAGATTTGAGTCTACTTGCCCTCTCAATAGATTTCTGACTTTCTCTTGTAGCTTTCACATTACTGTATAATGTATACTGAGTGTCCGTCACCGTTTACCCTAAAGCCCAAACAACACATCAGCTGGGGTCAAATACTTAATAAGGAGCTAGGGATTTACCCCCATAGTCAGTTTTCAGTCCATCTCTGCTTTTTTATGAGCAAACTGATTTTGTCATAATCCTAGCATAACAGATTACCAGTGGATTTTGTTATACTTCTTGAATTTAAAAGTTCAGCAAACTGTGGTCTATTGGTCGTTACTGCCTTAACTGGATACGTGTTTGACTCTTTGTTGCCTGCAGTGTATAGctgattttgattttctttctttggttc
Coding sequences:
- the LOC131323235 gene encoding cell division control protein 2 homolog C, with amino-acid sequence MEKYEKLEKVGEGTYGKVYKAKDKETGQLVALKKTRLEMDEEGVPPTALREVSLLQMLSQSLYIVRLLCVEHVDSKKEHGKPLLYLVFEYIDTDLKKFIDTYRKGPNPGPLPPSLVQSFLYQLCKGVAHCHSHGVLHRDLKPQNLLVDKEKGILKIADLGLGRAFTVPLKSYTHEIVTLWYRAPEVLLGSSHYSTGVDMWSVGCIFAEMARRQALFPGDSEFQQLLHIFRMMGTPTEKQWPGVSSLQDWHVYPQWEPQNLARAVPALEPDGLDLLSKMLKYDPAERISAKAALDHPFFDSLDKSQF